The Methanoregula boonei 6A8 genome has a window encoding:
- a CDS encoding putative sulfate/molybdate transporter — MTGEDIVPLRFTLSEFAGSLGDFGTIIPLILAIALVSDVNPRYILLFFGIWFILTGLYYRLPIPLEPMKAIAVIVIAGGIGSTEIAAAGLILGVLFLLLGYGRSFEVIGKWVPESVVRGIQLGLALLLFKASLDFVIKDSFFFVLGIAVIVIFVLLVRYRNVPDLSSICVIAVGVIGGILLHGIPPISLIPPPQLVIPPLSDFPSALSTLVLPQIVLTIANAILATSLLTKDLFGKDVPPKKFSTSIGLMNIVSVPFGGFPMCHGAGGLAGQYRYGARTGGASIIAGVIFIVLALFFTSPQVLSIVAVGVLGALLIFVGIEMCRYSLKTDSLLVTCLIGVLALLLSMTVAFIIGLVIAYILIQLKRQREKKEPAKPIPE, encoded by the coding sequence ATGACCGGGGAAGATATTGTTCCTTTGCGGTTTACCCTCTCGGAATTTGCCGGGTCGCTTGGGGATTTCGGTACGATTATCCCCCTCATCCTTGCCATTGCGCTGGTATCCGATGTAAACCCACGCTACATCCTCCTTTTTTTCGGGATCTGGTTTATCCTGACCGGGCTTTATTACCGGCTGCCCATTCCCCTTGAACCAATGAAGGCAATCGCCGTGATTGTCATAGCCGGTGGAATAGGAAGTACCGAGATCGCGGCTGCCGGCCTCATCCTCGGTGTTCTTTTTCTTCTGCTTGGCTACGGGCGTTCTTTTGAGGTAATTGGGAAATGGGTGCCGGAGAGCGTTGTGCGGGGGATCCAGCTCGGCCTGGCCCTGCTCCTGTTCAAGGCATCTTTGGATTTTGTAATCAAGGACTCTTTCTTTTTTGTCCTGGGAATAGCGGTGATCGTAATCTTCGTCCTGCTGGTGCGGTACCGGAACGTCCCTGATCTCTCCTCGATCTGTGTTATCGCGGTGGGGGTGATAGGTGGGATTCTCCTGCATGGAATTCCCCCCATCAGCCTGATCCCTCCTCCCCAGCTGGTGATCCCGCCCCTTTCGGATTTCCCGTCGGCACTTTCCACCCTCGTCCTCCCGCAGATAGTCCTTACCATCGCCAATGCGATCCTTGCCACCTCACTTCTGACAAAAGATCTCTTTGGAAAAGATGTGCCCCCCAAGAAATTTTCGACGTCCATCGGCCTTATGAATATCGTCTCTGTGCCGTTTGGGGGTTTTCCCATGTGCCATGGGGCCGGAGGGCTTGCCGGTCAGTACCGGTACGGGGCAAGAACCGGTGGGGCAAGCATCATTGCGGGGGTGATCTTCATCGTACTCGCGCTTTTCTTTACCTCGCCCCAGGTACTCTCCATTGTAGCCGTGGGTGTTCTCGGGGCGCTCCTGATATTTGTCGGAATTGAAATGTGCCGGTACAGCCTGAAAACCGATTCCCTTCTTGTCACCTGCCTGATCGGGGTTCTTGCCCTGCTGCTTTCCATGACCGTTGCGTTTATCATCGGACTGGTTATTGCCTATATCCTGATCCAGCTAAAGAGGCAGCGGGAGAAGAAGGAACCTGCAAAACCTATTCCGGAATAA
- the hisD gene encoding histidinol dehydrogenase, with the protein MWSAVDVETWVSRRTSRLDEVHGPVQEIIGKVKSGGDAALIELSEKFDKVHLDSVAVDEDAREAAYDQVDAKVTECLVEAEARISRFHELQLPRGLWLSEVEPGITLGVKTTPLSRVGAYVPGGRAAYPSTALMCTIPARIAGVPEICCCSPPPIQPLTLVALDIAGVEEIYQCGGAQAIAAMALGTESIEPVEKIVGPGNVYVTAAKMLLREYAEIDFPAGPSEIAVIADENAVPSYVAADILAQAEHDPHAACVLITTSAAFADEVGAEIKKQAENAPRKEIMAQALKNSGYILAGDLDEAVAISNAVAPEHLSIQVADPLPVLGGIRNAGSIFVGPYTPVACGDYASGTNHVLPTAGYARQYSGLNVHHFCKTSSVQMLSREGLESIGDIIETLATAEGLAAHAQSVDVRLRSAKPDCKAPLT; encoded by the coding sequence ATGTGGAGCGCGGTAGATGTCGAGACGTGGGTTTCGCGGCGTACATCCCGGCTGGACGAGGTTCACGGCCCGGTCCAGGAAATCATCGGGAAGGTAAAATCGGGTGGAGATGCCGCACTCATCGAGCTTTCCGAAAAATTTGACAAAGTTCACCTGGATTCGGTTGCGGTTGACGAGGATGCCCGGGAGGCGGCCTACGATCAGGTCGATGCCAAAGTTACCGAATGCCTTGTGGAGGCTGAAGCCAGGATCAGCAGGTTTCACGAACTCCAGCTCCCCCGGGGCCTCTGGCTTTCCGAGGTAGAGCCCGGGATCACGCTCGGCGTGAAGACCACTCCCCTTTCACGGGTCGGTGCGTATGTGCCCGGGGGGCGTGCCGCGTATCCCTCAACGGCCCTTATGTGCACGATCCCGGCGCGAATCGCCGGAGTCCCGGAGATCTGTTGCTGCTCACCACCCCCGATTCAGCCGCTCACCCTTGTCGCGCTCGATATTGCCGGGGTCGAAGAGATATACCAGTGCGGCGGGGCCCAGGCAATTGCGGCCATGGCTCTAGGAACCGAGAGTATCGAGCCGGTGGAAAAGATCGTGGGACCGGGGAATGTGTATGTCACCGCGGCAAAGATGCTGCTGCGGGAATATGCCGAGATCGATTTCCCGGCCGGGCCAAGCGAAATTGCGGTCATTGCTGATGAAAATGCCGTGCCTTCCTATGTTGCGGCAGATATCCTTGCACAGGCCGAACACGATCCGCATGCTGCATGTGTGCTCATCACTACCTCTGCCGCATTTGCCGACGAGGTTGGCGCCGAGATCAAAAAACAGGCCGAAAACGCCCCGCGCAAGGAAATAATGGCACAGGCGCTTAAGAACTCGGGATATATCCTGGCCGGGGATCTTGATGAGGCCGTTGCGATCTCAAACGCGGTTGCCCCGGAACACCTCTCGATTCAGGTTGCCGACCCGCTCCCGGTGCTTGGCGGGATCCGGAATGCGGGCTCCATCTTTGTCGGTCCCTATACGCCGGTTGCATGCGGTGACTATGCATCAGGGACCAACCACGTCCTCCCGACTGCTGGATATGCACGTCAGTACTCGGGTCTCAATGTACATCATTTCTGTAAAACATCATCAGTCCAGATGCTGTCCCGGGAGGGGCTTGAAAGCATTGGGGATATTATCGAAACCCTTGCAACCGCTGAGGGGCTTGCCGCTCACGCACAGTCTGTGGATGTGCGGCTCAGGAGTGCCAAACCCGACTGTAAGGCACCCCTTACCTGA
- the brxD gene encoding BREX system ATP-binding protein BrxD: MNTADPDQKELRRHESLNIINALRRGTVPADGLARIVVGLELEEGAVSRQLDYVAEGGGDLKFIRGDFGSGKTFFVARALEIAMGKGFATAHIFVSPTAPLGKPKALYQQICAGLRTTEGDHALKTIVDNWVYAIEERLIAANRGTDGDTSLERAAENEIETALAGISETSTGLSAALRTYYRANNTGDFSLAQAAIGWIAAEPTVGRDFKQQAGIKGEVDDSTAFPFLAGLIEIIHAAGYAGLAIAIDEMETIQGLQRSQRDRSYQTLARIIDALDGGRMPHCYFLFTGTPAFFDSSRGIRSVPPLYDRISVAGAETDAYKNPRQPQIQLPKFDTGKLELVALKVTEVYAQAYREVDRERVSHRFIRAMIKKLTGRFGGRVDVIPRIFLKEFIDVLDKCELYEDYNPADAYEFDAGHLKGELRAEEEAVMVVEF; encoded by the coding sequence ATGAATACTGCGGACCCTGACCAAAAGGAATTGCGCCGGCACGAAAGCCTCAACATCATCAATGCCCTGCGAAGAGGTACCGTCCCTGCGGATGGTCTTGCACGGATAGTGGTAGGGCTTGAGTTGGAGGAGGGGGCGGTCAGCCGGCAGCTGGACTACGTAGCAGAAGGAGGAGGCGATCTCAAGTTCATACGAGGAGATTTTGGAAGCGGCAAAACTTTTTTTGTTGCAAGAGCCCTCGAGATTGCCATGGGAAAGGGCTTTGCTACCGCACATATCTTTGTCTCACCAACAGCCCCGCTCGGGAAACCAAAGGCACTCTACCAGCAGATCTGTGCAGGCCTCAGGACGACTGAAGGCGATCATGCGCTCAAAACCATTGTGGACAACTGGGTCTATGCCATAGAGGAGCGCCTGATAGCAGCCAATCGGGGAACTGATGGAGACACCAGTCTTGAACGTGCAGCAGAGAACGAGATTGAAACGGCATTGGCCGGCATCAGCGAAACAAGTACCGGTCTCTCCGCGGCGTTGCGCACCTATTACCGTGCAAACAACACCGGGGACTTCTCCCTTGCACAGGCAGCCATTGGCTGGATTGCCGCAGAACCGACCGTGGGACGTGACTTTAAGCAACAGGCCGGGATCAAGGGAGAGGTCGATGACAGTACTGCATTTCCTTTCCTCGCAGGCCTTATCGAGATCATTCATGCTGCCGGATATGCTGGGCTCGCCATTGCGATCGATGAGATGGAAACCATCCAGGGACTCCAGCGGAGCCAGCGGGACCGGAGTTACCAGACACTCGCCCGGATCATCGACGCACTGGATGGGGGGCGGATGCCGCACTGCTACTTCCTGTTTACCGGCACCCCGGCTTTTTTTGACAGTTCACGGGGCATACGATCGGTGCCCCCCCTCTATGACCGGATCAGTGTGGCCGGTGCCGAAACCGATGCTTACAAAAATCCCCGCCAGCCGCAGATCCAGTTGCCGAAGTTCGATACCGGAAAGCTCGAGCTGGTGGCCCTTAAGGTAACAGAGGTGTATGCGCAGGCCTATCGTGAGGTGGACAGGGAAAGGGTCTCCCACCGGTTTATCCGGGCAATGATCAAAAAACTCACCGGTCGGTTCGGGGGCCGGGTTGACGTAATCCCACGGATCTTCCTCAAGGAGTTTATCGATGTGCTGGACAAGTGCGAGCTGTACGAGGATTACAACCCGGCAGACGCCTATGAGTTTGATGCAGGGCATCTCAAGGGAGAACTCAGGGCAGAAGAAGAAGCCGTCATGGTAGTGGAATTTTAA
- a CDS encoding dolichyl-phosphate beta-glucosyltransferase: protein MSSPATEFRYSLVIPAYNEEKRIACIFENLRCFDGEIIVVCDGSDHTADIIETIARDQPALGIRCLRFSNRLGKGGGVIAGLATARAPLVGYVDADGSTSIEEMIRLFGHLASYDVVIGSRWVPGSAPSVRQGWVRRLESRGFNTIIRLLFGLTFHDTQCGAKVFKKNAVDAVLPHLIAQGFEFDVELIWRLEQAGCRIEEVPIVWQNKGDSRVRKGDMLRMLAGLLRVRFRPARP from the coding sequence ATGTCATCCCCCGCCACCGAATTCAGATACAGTCTGGTTATCCCGGCATACAACGAGGAAAAACGGATTGCCTGCATCTTTGAGAACCTCCGGTGCTTCGATGGAGAGATCATCGTTGTCTGCGATGGAAGCGACCACACTGCAGATATCATAGAGACTATCGCCAGAGATCAGCCAGCACTCGGTATCCGCTGCCTGCGTTTCTCAAACCGCCTGGGGAAAGGCGGAGGGGTGATCGCGGGGCTTGCAACAGCACGGGCTCCCCTTGTAGGGTATGTTGATGCGGATGGTTCCACCAGCATTGAGGAGATGATCAGGCTTTTTGGCCATCTTGCATCTTATGACGTGGTTATCGGTTCGCGGTGGGTACCCGGTTCGGCTCCTTCAGTACGGCAGGGATGGGTCCGCCGGCTGGAAAGCCGGGGATTCAACACAATTATACGGCTCCTGTTTGGTCTTACCTTCCACGATACCCAGTGCGGGGCAAAAGTCTTTAAAAAAAACGCGGTCGATGCTGTATTACCTCATCTTATCGCACAGGGTTTTGAGTTCGATGTAGAATTGATCTGGAGGCTGGAACAGGCCGGTTGCCGGATTGAGGAGGTTCCAATCGTATGGCAGAACAAGGGGGATTCCCGGGTCAGGAAAGGAGATATGCTGCGGATGCTTGCCGGTCTCCTCCGGGTCCGGTTCCGCCCGGCCAGGCCATGA
- a CDS encoding MBL fold metallo-hydrolase produces the protein MRCTILASGSKGNCTYVAGSNGSLLIDAGLSAKETFVRMTKTGCDPDRVAAILVTHEHGDHIRGLDVLARKLSCPVYGTQGTLAEFLSHRRTSDRPLQIQACQYDTAFSAGEFRVLPFATSHDAAEPCGFVLQENGSKIGYCTDTGIVTSHMLDLLRHCDGVVLESNHCPEMLANGPYPESLKRRIRSNRGHLSNPAAARVLQTLGKDVTQVVLSHLSEINNTPERARASARDGMGLFFEEKTLIVASQEGSSPDSPQEILL, from the coding sequence ATGCGGTGCACAATACTTGCAAGCGGGAGCAAAGGCAACTGCACCTATGTGGCGGGCAGTAACGGTTCCCTTCTCATCGATGCCGGTCTGAGTGCAAAGGAGACCTTTGTGCGCATGACCAAGACCGGTTGCGATCCGGATCGCGTTGCTGCGATCCTTGTCACCCATGAGCACGGGGACCATATCAGGGGTCTGGATGTGCTTGCCCGTAAATTATCCTGCCCGGTCTATGGAACCCAGGGGACCCTTGCAGAGTTCCTCTCTCACCGGCGTACGTCCGATAGGCCATTGCAGATACAGGCCTGCCAGTACGATACTGCCTTTTCTGCAGGAGAGTTCAGGGTCCTGCCTTTTGCCACCTCACACGACGCTGCAGAACCCTGCGGGTTTGTCCTGCAGGAGAACGGCTCAAAAATCGGGTACTGCACCGATACCGGCATTGTAACCTCCCATATGCTCGATCTGCTCCGGCATTGTGACGGAGTGGTGTTGGAAAGCAACCACTGCCCGGAGATGCTTGCAAACGGGCCGTACCCCGAGTCCCTCAAAAGACGAATCCGTTCAAACCGGGGGCATCTTTCAAACCCGGCCGCGGCACGTGTGCTTCAGACACTTGGCAAGGATGTAACTCAGGTCGTGCTCTCGCACTTAAGCGAGATCAATAACACCCCGGAACGCGCCCGTGCAAGCGCACGCGACGGGATGGGACTTTTTTTTGAGGAAAAAACCCTGATTGTCGCATCCCAAGAGGGTTCAAGCCCGGATTCCCCGCAGGAAATCCTGTTGTAA
- a CDS encoding response regulator: MAKVTMLIAVGNAAEAEELESLANKEGFGVLERVTTGDKAVALAESRRPDVVLLGAPSFGNMSLNEILERIQSGLGIPVILVADSDEDLPDLDNPAGHPCRYLVRPFGPRTFRNVVEAAYSRTTRTVRKKAYPASLVRKAAHDINNSLSSALANIQLARRSCTHEEDECRHLDDAEKSILRARDHSIQLLEPSLKELEETEGAVKIAPAPPAHPRRSHEKKKGAAAGYRILLMDDEEAILSATSDMLSFLGHTVTVAKSGEDSIEMYRQAYAGDSRFDVVILDITVPCGIGAEETLPRLREIDPNVRAIISSGYATHPLLVNYAASGFVAALIKPYGFKELEESLAQISLRK, translated from the coding sequence ATGGCAAAGGTAACAATGCTTATTGCTGTCGGGAATGCTGCAGAGGCAGAAGAACTTGAATCTTTGGCGAATAAAGAAGGGTTCGGGGTACTGGAGCGGGTGACGACCGGAGACAAGGCAGTTGCCCTGGCGGAATCCCGTCGCCCGGATGTTGTCCTTCTGGGCGCACCTTCCTTTGGAAATATGAGCCTGAATGAAATCCTTGAAAGGATCCAATCCGGTCTGGGCATACCGGTGATTCTGGTAGCGGATTCTGATGAGGATCTTCCCGATCTTGACAACCCTGCTGGTCATCCCTGCAGGTATCTGGTCCGGCCCTTCGGCCCCCGCACGTTCAGGAATGTGGTGGAAGCTGCCTATTCCCGCACCACCCGCACCGTTAGAAAAAAAGCATATCCTGCCTCTCTGGTGCGAAAAGCAGCTCACGACATAAATAACTCCCTATCCTCAGCACTTGCCAATATCCAGCTTGCACGCCGGTCCTGTACGCATGAGGAGGATGAATGCCGGCATCTGGATGATGCAGAAAAGAGTATCCTGCGGGCACGTGACCATTCCATCCAGCTGCTTGAGCCATCATTAAAGGAACTGGAGGAAACAGAAGGTGCGGTAAAGATAGCACCGGCACCCCCTGCACACCCGCGCCGGTCACATGAGAAGAAAAAAGGTGCCGCTGCCGGTTACCGGATCCTCCTGATGGACGATGAGGAAGCAATTCTCTCGGCAACAAGCGATATGCTCTCATTCCTGGGACACACGGTCACCGTCGCAAAGAGCGGGGAGGATTCCATCGAAATGTACAGGCAGGCATATGCCGGAGACTCACGATTCGATGTCGTAATCCTTGACATTACGGTGCCATGCGGGATCGGTGCCGAAGAAACACTTCCCCGTCTCCGGGAGATCGATCCGAATGTACGGGCAATCATCTCCAGCGGGTACGCTACCCATCCTCTTCTGGTCAACTATGCCGCCAGCGGATTTGTTGCCGCCCTTATCAAGCCGTACGGGTTCAAGGAACTTGAGGAATCCCTGGCACAGATCTCCCTCCGGAAATAA
- a CDS encoding tetratricopeptide repeat protein, which yields MIPPPADDRIKEAFALHQAGKYAESQVLCNRLLESTRDPSLEILAAINLFSLGKFEDAEVHFRDLARRMPESSHVHSYLAKVLEIKGDTGAISEYAAAVRLDPANLEALRSYAAGLIARNDHRGALPTLKKLHILSGRPDDLRLLVATLTGTGRYEEACLLCTSQSPGAGLGREYAEALQAAGRYREAADKAWELHNENPEPALLRIYLAAHARASADEGMTAYASAIRETSDPGICLDYTLLLRERKELLRALATSKKLLDLDNCPQYRLLACEISAELGDHLHALGEYEGLIRDILNMPIEPEDLRQILRSYRKYLVARFSPDEARQRFLCLISGDTDVTCLEETARMYQEEGKPEEARSWYYRAYRADFRTGGLSYAIFLATSGDMRECEKVLLHILANVKKPVDLSRVAAVVTELDQPPQYMKRLSLQLIKRLEEQRQILTSDDRECLAAAYLHQAAYALSQGDGAACMRSCLCGIDVLPAYPRFCQTGDFLTLINRAKEQALTDTPVMTVSFPQTKERTGQTLQEIVDRVTLSEAEQKILMFLATHRRASETDLRRLLGSRRVTGMVNLMIRKMQAQGLMLIEKKGMGTEGEIYEYCGP from the coding sequence ATGATACCCCCTCCCGCTGATGACAGGATAAAGGAAGCATTTGCGCTGCATCAGGCCGGGAAATATGCTGAATCCCAGGTGCTCTGCAACCGGCTGCTGGAATCGACCCGGGATCCGTCTCTTGAGATCCTCGCTGCCATTAACCTTTTTTCCTTGGGAAAATTCGAGGATGCGGAAGTGCATTTCCGGGACCTTGCCCGGAGGATGCCCGAGTCATCGCATGTTCACAGTTATCTTGCAAAGGTGCTTGAAATAAAGGGGGATACTGGTGCAATTTCCGAATATGCAGCCGCGGTCAGGCTGGATCCCGCAAACCTCGAAGCATTGCGCAGTTATGCAGCGGGATTGATCGCACGAAACGATCACCGGGGTGCATTGCCCACACTCAAAAAACTTCACATCCTGAGCGGGCGACCCGATGATCTCCGGCTCCTTGTGGCAACGCTCACAGGTACCGGACGCTATGAGGAGGCCTGTCTTCTCTGCACATCACAAAGCCCGGGAGCGGGTTTGGGCCGGGAATATGCCGAAGCCCTCCAGGCTGCAGGCAGGTACCGGGAAGCCGCAGACAAAGCATGGGAATTGCATAATGAAAACCCTGAGCCGGCACTGCTCCGGATCTACCTTGCCGCTCATGCCCGTGCCAGTGCAGACGAGGGTATGACGGCCTACGCATCGGCAATAAGGGAAACATCCGATCCCGGCATCTGTCTGGATTATACGCTCCTGCTCAGGGAACGAAAAGAACTCCTCCGGGCCCTTGCCACATCAAAGAAACTCCTTGATCTTGACAATTGCCCGCAGTACAGGCTCCTTGCCTGCGAGATTTCTGCAGAGCTGGGCGATCACCTGCATGCATTAGGGGAATATGAGGGACTGATCAGGGATATCCTGAATATGCCGATTGAGCCTGAGGATCTCCGACAAATTCTCCGGTCCTATCGTAAGTACCTGGTTGCCCGGTTTTCCCCGGACGAGGCCAGGCAGCGGTTCCTTTGTCTGATCTCAGGGGACACCGATGTTACCTGCCTTGAGGAAACTGCGCGTATGTACCAGGAGGAGGGCAAGCCCGAAGAGGCCCGGTCCTGGTACTACCGTGCGTACCGCGCGGATTTCCGTACCGGGGGCCTTTCCTATGCAATATTCCTTGCCACCAGCGGGGATATGCGCGAATGCGAAAAAGTACTGCTTCACATCCTCGCAAATGTCAAAAAACCCGTTGATCTCAGCAGGGTTGCCGCTGTGGTCACAGAGCTTGACCAGCCCCCGCAATACATGAAGCGGCTCTCCCTGCAGCTGATCAAAAGACTGGAAGAGCAGCGGCAGATTCTCACCTCCGATGACCGGGAGTGTCTCGCAGCGGCATACCTGCACCAGGCCGCATATGCACTTTCGCAGGGTGATGGGGCGGCGTGCATGCGCAGCTGTCTCTGCGGTATTGATGTTTTGCCGGCTTATCCCCGCTTCTGCCAGACCGGGGACTTTCTTACCCTCATTAACCGGGCCAAAGAGCAGGCACTTACCGATACCCCGGTCATGACGGTGAGTTTTCCGCAAACAAAAGAGCGCACAGGGCAGACGCTCCAGGAAATAGTGGATCGCGTTACACTTTCGGAGGCAGAGCAGAAGATCCTGATGTTCCTTGCCACTCACCGAAGGGCAAGCGAGACGGATCTGCGCCGGCTGCTGGGAAGCCGGAGAGTCACCGGAATGGTCAACCTTATGATCCGGAAAATGCAGGCACAGGGGCTTATGCTGATAGAAAAAAAAGGAATGGGTACTGAGGGGGAGATCTATGAATACTGCGGACCCTGA
- a CDS encoding ATP-dependent DNA ligase, with translation MLFSEFAQVCEELEHLSGRLDMIEVISRALPDLAPDELPVFVRFVMGRIFPDWSAQKLGIGPNLLYEAVRQAAGVKLETVITRINQQGDVGRAVEDILAKKTQVSWSHQDLELVYVYNKLTGISSRGGVTSQKEKIRIAMLLLGDASPLEGRYLARIMLEELRIGVGEGTVREAIAKAFMVDSALVEHAMQAINDLGEVARLAKKGPTALSDVHITPFHPVKMMLAQQGTIAGMIEDHGEIAAEYKYDGSRFQFHKEGAKARMYSRRLEDVSEALPDVIDLLSKATSHDVILDGEVIAIKDDRPMPFQSVLRRFRRRHDIAEAQEAIRMVPNVFDILYLDGETLIDLPFFERRKKLETVVGKFVAPQVVSTDPQTIEQTYHDALAAGHEGIMLKVPASPYTPGQRGKNWIKIKPEVDTLDLAVIGAEWGEGKRAHVFGSFLVACQDQGKLIPLSRVATGFSDEQLTEVYDLLKDAVISRTGKEVRFEPELVFEVGYAELQVSPTYDAGFALRFPRFIRIRDDKDTTEIETLESIRGRYQRQAKSAQAYTK, from the coding sequence ATGCTGTTCTCTGAGTTCGCTCAGGTTTGCGAAGAACTGGAACATCTCTCCGGCCGTCTGGATATGATCGAGGTGATCAGCCGGGCGCTGCCGGATCTCGCACCGGATGAGCTCCCGGTCTTTGTCCGGTTTGTCATGGGCAGGATCTTCCCCGACTGGAGTGCCCAAAAACTGGGAATAGGGCCGAATCTCCTCTATGAGGCAGTCCGCCAGGCCGCCGGGGTAAAACTGGAGACAGTCATCACCCGGATTAATCAGCAGGGGGACGTTGGAAGAGCCGTTGAGGATATCCTGGCAAAAAAAACCCAGGTTTCCTGGTCACACCAGGATCTCGAACTGGTCTATGTCTACAACAAACTAACGGGAATATCCTCCCGTGGAGGAGTTACATCCCAGAAAGAGAAGATCCGTATTGCCATGCTCCTCTTAGGTGATGCCTCACCACTTGAAGGACGGTACCTCGCCCGGATCATGCTTGAAGAGCTCCGGATAGGGGTGGGTGAGGGAACCGTCCGTGAAGCAATCGCAAAAGCGTTTATGGTTGACTCTGCACTGGTCGAGCATGCGATGCAGGCCATCAACGATCTCGGGGAAGTGGCACGGCTTGCAAAGAAAGGGCCCACTGCCCTTTCGGATGTACATATAACGCCCTTCCATCCGGTGAAGATGATGCTTGCCCAGCAGGGAACGATTGCCGGCATGATCGAAGATCACGGCGAGATTGCAGCAGAGTACAAGTACGACGGGTCCCGTTTCCAGTTCCACAAGGAGGGGGCAAAAGCGAGGATGTACTCGCGCCGGCTCGAAGATGTCAGCGAGGCGCTCCCCGATGTGATTGACCTTCTTTCCAAAGCAACCTCCCATGATGTGATCCTTGATGGTGAGGTGATCGCGATCAAGGACGACCGGCCCATGCCGTTCCAGTCGGTACTCCGCAGGTTCCGGCGCCGGCATGATATCGCCGAGGCACAAGAGGCAATACGCATGGTGCCAAACGTCTTCGATATCCTCTACCTCGATGGCGAAACCCTCATCGATCTGCCATTCTTTGAACGGCGTAAGAAACTGGAAACCGTGGTCGGGAAGTTCGTGGCACCACAAGTGGTAAGCACAGATCCGCAGACAATAGAGCAGACATACCACGACGCACTCGCCGCGGGGCATGAGGGAATTATGCTTAAGGTACCGGCGTCCCCCTACACCCCGGGCCAGCGGGGAAAGAACTGGATCAAGATCAAGCCAGAAGTGGACACACTCGACCTCGCCGTTATCGGGGCCGAGTGGGGCGAAGGGAAACGGGCCCATGTCTTTGGGTCGTTTCTTGTTGCCTGCCAGGACCAGGGTAAGCTGATCCCGCTCTCCCGGGTGGCCACCGGGTTTTCAGACGAGCAGCTGACCGAGGTATACGATCTCCTCAAGGATGCAGTGATCTCGCGCACTGGAAAAGAGGTACGCTTTGAACCGGAGCTGGTTTTTGAGGTAGGATATGCCGAACTCCAGGTCAGCCCGACCTATGATGCCGGATTTGCCCTCAGGTTCCCCCGGTTTATCCGGATCCGCGATGACAAGGATACCACCGAGATCGAGACCCTGGAGAGCATCAGGGGCCGGTACCAGCGGCAAGCAAAATCGGCACAGGCATACACAAAATAG